The following are from one region of the Candidatus Cloacimonadota bacterium genome:
- a CDS encoding T9SS type A sorting domain-containing protein, which translates to MYDAHEDLIPIVWETEETWGDVRYGWYPGNGYVPWIVFGGTIEPTWNSYSSYENAYQQISNLESPLDMSMQMYPGRDALTVTTDIEVTGNITTSNNKLFLVITKLVTDPNADYVNKVVAYSGQFDFNLTDIGETMTHEYSFNLDPEWNLDEIEIVAIVQSWTGTKDILQAVRSDYNPLSPVTPSQIDFGEVAIGSSATEQITITNYWTDELTGMIFPIPNFEIVDNFSVPAFESIDLDLTFTPTAEMDYVGDIIFTTNNEIFPTIILHVTGSGFDDTSIDEQDLLPSQLLGNYPNPFNSTTTISFSCHRDAENTEIAIYNIKGQLIKQYSIFNPSKAGHGNQSSIVWDGKDKNGNPVSNGIYYCQLHTGGFSQTKKMILIK; encoded by the coding sequence ATGTATGATGCTCATGAAGATCTGATCCCGATCGTCTGGGAAACAGAAGAAACATGGGGAGATGTTCGGTATGGATGGTATCCGGGAAATGGTTATGTTCCCTGGATCGTTTTCGGCGGTACGATCGAGCCGACCTGGAACAGTTATTCTTCTTATGAAAATGCTTATCAACAAATATCTAACCTGGAAAGTCCGTTAGATATGTCTATGCAGATGTATCCGGGAAGAGATGCGTTAACAGTCACTACAGATATTGAAGTAACCGGAAATATCACAACTTCAAATAATAAACTGTTTTTAGTTATTACAAAATTAGTTACAGATCCCAATGCTGATTATGTGAACAAAGTTGTCGCTTATTCAGGACAATTTGATTTCAATTTAACAGATATCGGTGAAACCATGACCCATGAATATTCATTTAATCTCGATCCGGAATGGAATCTCGACGAGATTGAAATCGTCGCGATCGTGCAGTCATGGACTGGAACGAAGGATATTTTGCAAGCTGTTAGATCAGATTATAATCCGCTTTCTCCTGTAACTCCCTCTCAAATCGATTTTGGTGAAGTCGCTATCGGTTCTTCTGCAACTGAACAGATCACGATCACAAATTATTGGACAGATGAACTAACCGGTATGATTTTTCCAATCCCGAATTTTGAGATCGTCGATAATTTCTCTGTTCCTGCATTTGAAAGTATCGATCTGGATTTGACTTTTACTCCAACAGCAGAAATGGATTATGTTGGAGATATCATTTTCACAACAAATAATGAAATCTTTCCGACAATTATCTTGCATGTTACCGGTTCCGGATTTGATGATACATCAATCGATGAACAGGATTTGCTTCCTTCACAATTATTAGGAAATTATCCGAATCCTTTCAATTCGACAACAACGATTTCTTTCTCTTGCCACAGAGACGCAGAGAACACAGAGATTGCAATTTACAATATCAAGGGGCAATTAATTAAACAATATTCAATATTCAATCCGTCAAAAGCCGGACACGGTAATCAATCTTCAATTGTCTGGGACGGAAAAGATAAAAACGGAAATCCGGTTTCAAACGGAATTTATTACTGCCAACTGCACACCGGAGGATTTTCCCAAACGAAAAAGATGATCCTTATCAAGTAA